The following is a genomic window from Bradysia coprophila strain Holo2 chromosome IV unlocalized genomic scaffold, BU_Bcop_v1 contig_5, whole genome shotgun sequence.
ACATttaaactctgataaatcgaaaaatgcgttttttttaaagatgaacacatTGTAGTTAGGAAAAGTACATtttaccgtgcataagcatgtaaaataaataaataaaaatctgacCGTCAAGATAAACGAAATTGTCGCCAAAACAGTTCTTAGCgataatttcttgtttttctttgCGGTACAAtggtattttctttttatataaattatgTGTCTGGGAATATTCCTTCTTTCCCACAATAACTTCTCTGTTTCATTTGTACGTTTCCAAATCTCACCAACTTAtagggaaaatgaaaaaatatttttggcttgTTGGAATGGATCTAAGCTTTAAAATATAATAACAACTGAACATTTTGCACAAAGACTCAGTTAATCGTTAAGAGTAATATCGCGAATTCTTCGGGCTATTTTAATAACCTTAGTTTATAACAGTTCGTCCAATTATATACCGCCCGAAGGTGCACTTGGACCAACCGGTGACTTGAAGGTCTTTCAGCGCCCAATATTCGATCAATATTTGAACTTTTTTAAGAAGTTaatcgccaaaaataaaatcaccCGAAGAATTCTGCACATTACTCTTTGGTATTCCAAGTGTACCTCATTTTCAACCTCCGGTAGCCAATGTGATGAAATGAACCTCGTTCACCAAAAATTGAGCACTATGTTGGCTTAAAAGctatatcatctgttatcgatagcgTCGACAAAAcatttgttatcgatagcGTCGACAAAAAACAAGCAATAAGATTTGATTAATGAAGTCCATTGTAACAAAATGTATATACagtctttaacatttcaaatgtctcactgtcaaatttttctgaagatttcattgtgtcattgcgaatttacaatgacattctttgaaaaaattgacagcgagacatttgaaatgttaaagcctgTAAGAATTAGTGAAATAATAGATTCTGTTTGAAACACTAGATAGCCACTTTGGACAATAGAAGTAAGGAGCTTTGACTGTCAAATTCCACTTTCATAGTCAACCtattaaaattcaaacttgGATCTACTGAAATGAATTGTCCAATTCTCAAAATCTAGGCCTATCCATAAATTATAAGTCCCTCCTAAAAGTATTGACCGCTGTCGTCGCCTGCTGTACAAGTAAACGCTTTAATTTACACATATTTAGTACCTCAAGTGTTTACTTCACTAAACTTGCTAGACTTTCGAATAAAATCAGTGTAGCGTTTGACCAATTTCATAACTCATTACTACTTATATCTTTACCAGGCTATCGAGAATCATGTAAGACATTATTCTTCTCAGAAAAGCTACAAACCTTTACTGCTGATAAAGAATTCGGACGTAAATCTGTAGATGATTTCACACCAAGAGTAACAAATGAGCTAGGATGCTACGATAgtaatttttataataaaaatgtttacaaacaaatgttaatgaaatttattattagaaCCACTAGATCCGATGCAAATAACCAGGGAGTCAGACAATCAGTATTCAAATTCAGTCAACATAGATATTGGCCGTAGATATCTTACATTTACTCCGGatcaagtaatttttttaaattaaatttaaattgtttagttGAGTTAATTCTACTACATAATTCACCAGGTAACATGTCTATGCGAAGCTCTTCAGCAAAAGGGCGACGTAGAGAAATTAGCTTCGTTTTTGTGGAGTCTACCATCAAACGATATTTTTCGGACAAATGAAAGTGTTTTAAGGTTTGTAGGAAAGTGATTTTTAAAGTTTCACtctttgatgaaattatttccgaaattttcatttattttcaaattggtttAAGTTTCAAATAATAAGTGTAATAACATATCACCTGCCATGAAAAATTAGCGTCCTGAATAATCTGTCCTAGATCATATTACAGATCCAGGAAAGAATATTCAGGACGCCAATGTTTTGTGGTAGGTGATATTAGGCTACCTGGAAGCAAGTTTTGCCGTCGTCTATATCAGTACAAATTTCTGGTTTCTGGAATGATACCGAGTCACGGAAGAATTCGTAGAATAAAATGAGATATTAGCAACCTGTTGCAGACATAaaagtcatctgttattgacagtGACGACGAAAATAAGCGAACAATACTTGTTGTGTGCTCTTACTCACGAAGtaataatgaagtaacagatttcgtGTCCATTTGTTGAGAATTCTATATCAAAAGACTCGTCAATGATATTGCTGATATGATTGCATGCATTATGTGAAAGGTTGAAATAGATTGATAGAAAAAtgaaggaaataattccattaattcgaaaaaggaggcaaaagcttcgaagaataaattgaattaaaaagtCGTATTGCAGAGCTCGAGCAATGGTCGCTTACCATCGAGGTTTGTTTCACGAACTATACAACTTACTGGAATCGCATTTCTTCACCTCGTCTTTGCACACTGAATTACAAAGTTTGTGGTTCAAGGCACACTACAAGGAGGCAGAGAAAGTGAGAGGACGACCATTGGGTAAGTGCTCAAAATGATTCAGTCAGTTTCGAGTGAATCgaattaaaacaacaaaaattgaacttcATAAAGGTGCTGTCGACAAATACAGACTACGGAAGAAGTATCCACTTCCAAAGACAATTTGGGATGGAGAGGAGACGATTTATTGTTTCAAGGAGAAAAGTCGTAACGCTTTGAAGGATTGCTATACGAGAAATAGGTTCGTGTAGTGATTTGCAAATTGGAGGATTGTGAacaatttcgaataaatttttgatagaaCTGAACTGTAATCAGAAGATTGATCTCTTGTTCATTGCAGTTTCATTTCgctttcacaattttttagcaatcttcaatttttccacatttttaatCTACGATGTGCTACATTTTACGTTGTATCTGAATTATTACAGATATCCCACACCGGACGAGAAAAAAACTTTAGCCAAAAAAACGGGTCTCACTTTAACGCAAGTGTCTAATTGGTTTAAAAATCGAAGACAAAGGGATCGCACCCCGCAGAGCAGAGTGTAAGTATTTCGTTTGTTCAAATGACACATATGCCTatattataatgaaaattatattatatCGTTCCAACCACATGTGCTACATTCAATTTTCTGTATACGGATTTTGACCATAAATAATTTCCCATTTGAAAATATATGCATTTTGTGATGGCAATATGAACATTTTGTGACTGAATAGATAGATTATAGGGCATGGTCGAGATCATATTGGGTATTTAAAACTgtcggtttttattttattttctgggatagaaattatttgatttatttcaatgtttgCAATGTTCCATCGTTTAGACGATCGATAATGATATTTACAGCTTGTAGAATTCTTCTTAGAGTTTTGAGCGAAACTGACTTAGTGAAATTATATCGAGTATTTCGGTACAATGCAAATAGGAAACACGAAGCtctttacaaatattttgcacaatCTGATCTCGAAGGAGATCATATACAAGTCTAACATATCGCTACTGACAAGAGATAGATCTATCACGGTCCAATTACATGAAGTTTTATTGACATGGTGAAAGTGCTTTTGATATATTTGGATCAGCGCGGAGCTCTGAACAAggttctacaaaaaaattgtctgaaaattaattttgtgaattctTGTTCGGACCTACGgagctgactaataatatTTAGAATAATCAAAAGTGCATTCACAATAAAActtcattcaaccgcaccaTAGCCATATTTTGATCGTCGTTTTGAAGGAATTTCGAGACTTTATGGGCTCACATCTTATCAGTGAATACATTACACCGACTGCGTAAGTGCCTCATCTTCTCCAACTCCAATATACCAAAATCATACTTTAAACTACAATTTCTAATAACTGACTGTATCTCCGTGAGCCgctaaaaatataattccgtttcataatattttccgATCATTTACCCGCAATAAAATCACCTGCTGTATCATCGATAAAGAATCTCTCTGATGCTTACAGTAATAGTTAACATACAACCGATCACGTTTGTTTAGACTGTATCACACGACTGCAACAGTTTAACAATTAATTTAGTTTGTTTGGCTTGTATAATGTATGCGGTCAGTGTAGCAAAGTTTTgcgatgtttttgtttttgatcttgttgaaaaatgaattgtttacaTCAATCGCGTTGAAGTCAATTCTTCAGTTCTTAAGAAGAAGACGTGTTTGAATTGCATTGCTATTTTTCTTAATCTTTCACAGACGGTAAGCATATACATAACCAGAATGAATATCGAGTATTATGACAAGAGATCGAtacaaattcttttacttcattcgtttagACATACAATATAAATCCATATAAGCTAGAGCTCGTGGCTCATCTTTGTAGTCCTTgtggatgacagatgattaaCACTGCttttgcaatgaaaaatgaaactctGTGTCATATAATTATACGTTCTGAATCCTTGCTAACTTCCAAGCATCTTCTTTAGAGTGGTTTGGTGCAAAATCTTTTCCTTCATTTGTCTTAACAAAAGGTGTGCTTTATAAAAGGGTTATATCTAGATGAATATCGATTCATTACTGCCGATATCATAACATAACAGATATTGAGCAGTACCCAAATACTCCACACTATCGTCATCCTTTTATGtctattttctaaaaatatttgaaacgaACCGAATATTTCTTTAGCTTTGATTTCAGAGAACTTATGCCCGTTATATCTGTAAGCCCGACAATGGACACTAATTTTAGTCGTCTATTTAACACAACCAATTACGTGGGCTACCATCATCCGGAACCAGCTTACAGTAGCGGCCAGTAGTGataagaaattttgtaaaaatataaatttagtgTTGTCAATGTTTCACCATAGTACCAAACGTATATATGCTCTTAATTTGTACATATTAATAGTATGATGGAAAGCTTGTAAAAGtcctttgaaatttattgtaatttcggAGCAATTCTTAATTCGATAagaaataaaacagaaaattgtatGTTAAACAGATTCTCAACTTTTTGTCTGATGATGCCGCTCAAGTATTGTCTGTATTACAGGGCAAAAAATTGACGCGTCAGCTGGTAAGTTTTCACTAGATCTGTATTCACTTGTCAACCCATTACGTAAAGCAAATATCAGATTTGATATACTTCATTTGCTTAAAATATCGCCTTGTTCTAGCTACAATAGCCAATGAAAGTGCAAACCAGGTACATACAAACCGGaagaaatagcgatttcatataaacacgaaaatcattgaaaggtgagtttgtaTATGAAGTCGCTATTTCCTCATCTCCATacacattttgacattagacgGTAGCTCTatacattagaccatacctataGAATATCCTTTCATTGACAATAACTACTTCTCTTGCTACGTCTACAtgtttaagagtcaatttgccaaaacttcAAACAACGTAAAAACAAGTCATCGGCGATTTTTGGAGGGTGTACAGTAATTGAATCAGGGGACCCTCTTGAGTCATTTGCAacgccagaaatcatgaaaaaatggtcTGCACTAGGTCTGAccgaaatagtttttgttgcgtATCACCGACAATacgtaacgcatttatctgaaattatggtcattggtagaggtgtCGACTCCGCATATGCTggcctttaaaacatttcgaattttttttttcgtgtatgtggtgCAGGAGCTATTTTAGGGGAACATTGTGAACCTAATAAAttactttgcaccgagattcatacaacgattTATGTAACAGAGCACAGACACATACAAGATATGTGTAGCCACCTCAGCCACCTAGTATTTacgaatgaaattaaaagttgTATCGTAATGAGTGCGTTCAAGGGGTTCCGAGGTTTCAGTTCAGACACACGTCAAAGACATGTGCAGCTATCTATTATTTCCGAAtataatgaaaagttgtatcgTGGTTTGGTTTCTGGTTCCGTCTATATATATTTTGAACTGTAAAACTTTGCGCGTATAGTTTCAATTCAttaattgaaaggaattgaaaaattgaaaactcaataaattgtattatGCAATTGATTGTACTATACGGTTTGACACAGTCGAATATCAGAATTACCGTTCATATGAAGGCGTATTTTATTTGATAGAGCATCATCGACTTTAAATGCTGCGATACTGTGCTAACGGACATGTATTTGAAAGGGAAAATGCCGTTCTTTCacaaaattcgttttcatttCCTGTCTTTTTACCAGAATCGGCTTTTCCTCggatcggatttttttttcggcacATAgtaccaaggttctgaaagaacaggtaagacacttacgaaggcgggtgaaacacaaatcttgacaattcaaacatgtatattgtttgaaaagtcaacttgaaaacattttttttttgttgagttgaaatcgtcatataaaattttccaaaccaagttggcgctacaggaaaataaattgagattggctcgttcggttcgtgttttttatgtaggtggaagcacggggtttcgggggggtttgaaattaatttttgctaTGTTGctcacattgcaatgtcaaaTATGTCTAAGGTCGTTTAATTTGTGCTAGGTGAAGTCCTTTTTCACTAAgcaatcagcgtaaccttcgtaaataaaaaatcttgaatttgtcaacaatGTGTGGCAacatgtaaaaaacaaaaatcaaaacccccTCAAAACCGGTGGCGATCCACTTGTTAACGGacaatacataaacaaattccatcccctattttgatcacaccgccttcgtgatcaactcgaaagtgtcttaacctgttctttcagaaccttgcataAACAAAGCTTTTTCTAAAAGCGATTGATTCTCCCTTGTGATGAGAAACATTTATCTGTTTCGATTCTTTGTAACAGCTGACATAGTTGTCGCAAAAGATAAATAACTCTCTGCACTATTTGCTTGCAAGAGTAATTAATCAATGGTATTTATTCAATGGTACCGTACCGAACAAAACATTcgttaaacaattttcaatcagCTCTACAATGAATGAACAATCTTTTCGCCAAAGCTCTCATCAACATAGCTGAACGGTGTCTGCACTCTGTTAATTTCTACTGCATGCTCCTGACGTCCATTATCTACTTCTGATGACTTAAGTGAATTGTCAGTAGAttgattttcttcaattccacCCAATGATAGCATTGAAACGGAAGAAGAATTTGTTGGCCGTACATGACTTACTTCAACCAAAGAATTATGGCGTTGATGTCCCCGTCCAGCCATCGTGGTTCGACCAGGAATCTGTTCAGATTGCCGTCTCCGTAGGATATTACCGGAAAAATCATTCCTCGGCgctgaaaaaattaaactggAGGCTAAGGAACCGTCGTTGTCCTCTTTGTCGGTAGTTATACCCGTTCTCACTGAATTGGGATGGGAAGTTGACTCTCCAATTGTTAAGCTGGCTGTTGAAACTCGTCTAgctatttttcgacatttatTCGCAAAGCCTCCAATAGCTTCCGATACTAATACTGATGCAGCGATTATATATCCGATTCCCATTAGCAGAAACATTCCTTCCTGGAATATAATTCGTCATCACAAAgattaaaaatcatttgcacAGCATTTAAATACCAACCGTGTCAGCCAATGTGAGACCTCTTTCTTCAGATTCCGTTACTTTAAACGTTTTAATTCCTTGCGATTTTAGCAGAGCTTTCTTCGACTTACGCTGCAAGTCCCATTCCATTTCgcttaacattttatttgaaatgccGTACGCTAACAGCCGCAAAATGGCATCATTTATCCGTTCGGTGTAGACAACATCCTAAAATAAATTGGAGTGAATCGTGTGAATGAATGATACACTCGCTTACTTTTGGAAACATAAACGACACTCCATAGATAGACAAACATTCTTCGCCAATATGGAGAGCTGATCGTTTCCCCAGAACTCTGTTAATTGAGTTGAACAATATGAAATTGAACGAAGAGGAAGCTATTTAAATAGATGAACACTCTTACTCGTCCGTGTAGTTGTCTCTGACGATGAATTCCAGCTGGGATTTCGACCCAATAAAAGCGTACGGCCAAAACCAAGCACGGGTGACATTGCTCAGTCCCTCTtcaacatcaacaacaaaTTCGAGATTTTTGATAAGTTTTGATGTTTGAGCATGACTTGAGTTTAGAAACCAAAATTGCCAACCATCGTTTTCTATGGTTTAAGAAATTGGCCATCTTTAGTCATGCTGAACGTATCAATTCggttttataattttaatttaactttttataatatcgtttctaaaaattggattcattATTATTGCGCATGCCCGTAAAGTTGAACCTATTGAAAATCATCTTTAAGTGGATGTTCTTACACTTAAAGATGATTTTTGAATTGGAAATTGTTCTCCATAACTCACGGGCTTTTTTAAGCGTGTATTTTACACATTGTgtgtaaaaactttttgaaagtgtgtattttacacacttttttgtTCGTAGTAAAAGTGTGTAAAATTACACACTATGcctaataaaaaatgtaaaaaatcgaCTTATTGCCAAAAAAACTGAGGCCTCATTCCAAACGAAGCTTTATGAGCTTAATCCATTTAACtgataattaatattttttaatttcaaatgagACACTCGAACCTGACTTCGctcttttaatattttctgtacattACTGCAGTCTTTTCGAAAgaataaagagaaaattgaacaattgGGTAGAGCTAAGAGTAAAAAAGTATCGAGACGCTCAATACATCGAAGAAATCATCATCGTCCGAAGACGAAAAAGTGGAACAAGCCGTTCCAATTCGCAAACAGATTCTTAGCGCATTGTGTGAGTGCTCCTTTTGTGAAAAGCAACGAAAGATAAAAGCGAAGCCACGTTCTACGCTGAATTTGTGATTTCAAGTACATAGTAAGGAGTAAATTTGGAGTTGCGTTAAATGTGTAATAATTATACACTCTTCAGTCTACGAGTGTGTAATCattacacattttcaaattcaaattcaaattcaaatttattgactCAACTGAACAAAAGGAAACACCTTATATTAATGTTCATAGCGAAATATAACTCACAAAAGTCAGTCCGtaacagaaaacgaaaacaaaaaaaaaataattaaaataaataaacaaatactTCACATTAGTTTGAAAgatgacacaaaaaaaagaaaaactgcaCGCAGAGCAATATAGAACTAAGAAAGGAAGAACTTAAGATAAATTATGACTTACTCACATCACCGTGCACCGGTCGATCACATCACACACCCGCTAAGCTAAAAATAGGACAGAAccgaaaaaaggaaaaaacacaaaaagttacagaAAACGCCAAGCACGTGGGTGGCAGCACACGAAACAGGGCccaaacgagacaacaacgaCTGGAAAAACATCACACTGGCATCTTTAAACCTTGACACCGAAGGAAGTTCTCTAATGCGAACCGGTATTGAGTTATAGTCGGCCACGGTCCGAACGAAAAATGAGCGATTATACTGAACCGACGAATGTCTAGGCAAGACAAAACTACGACTGCGAACAGAGTTGCCAGCACTTAGTCTCTCGAAAAGAAAACCAGGTTCACGCCTCCTGGTCAAATTGTATATAACAGCACAGCGCCTTACCCTGAGATACGTCATTAGCGGACACCCAAGAATCTGATTACCGTATCCGCTAGCACTGTCATAACGTCTCAACCGATAGACAAACCGCACGCAAGCAGAGAACGCTCTCTCAAGCGATCGAACAGCCGAGGCAGACAGGTTGGTAGAATAAACAGATTCACCATAAGTGAAGGCTGGCAAGATCAGAGACTTCACCAAGAGAATACGAGTCTTAATCGAGAAAAGATGGCTGCTCTGCCAAAGACTCCGAAGCCTTCCGAAAACTTTCGAGCATATATCGCTGACCTGATCCGCGAATGTTAACTTCTTGTCCATCAACAGCCCAAGATTCTGCACTTTCTCGACATACGGAACAACTACACCGTTTAGCAGAATCCACGGAAGAACCTCAGACGAGAGAAATCGTCCACTCGACTCAGAGAAAACGATGGCTTGAGATTTCTTCGGATTCAGCTTAAGACCATTTACCTTAGCCCAACGACTAACAGCGCACAAATCCTGGTTTATCTTAAATACACCCTCGTTAATCCTCTCTGCAGCACACGAATGAAAGAGCTGCACATCATCTGCAAACATGTGGTGCAAGGAAGCCTTAAGACAACCAGGCAAATCATTTATGTACATCGAGAACAACAACGGGCCCAGGACGGATCCTTGAGGAACACCGACCCTGATCTCGCTAAAATCCGAAAAATGACCATCAATACACACACTCTGGAAACGCTCGGACAAATAGTCACGGATAAGAGCAACGGCAGATGTCGAAAAACCGAAGTTAGACGCCAGCTTATACAGAAGCTTACCGTGATTCAGCGTATCAAATGCCTTGGAGAAATCAAGCAAAACCATAAAGGTCAAGAGTTTCTTCTCAAACGACTTTCTAATCTCATCTGAAACACGCAGTAAGGCAGCGTTCGTACTATGGAACGTTCGAAAGCCGGATTGGTAATCATCCTGCAAATGTTTCATTTCCAGATAAGAAGTGATCTGTTCCTTAGCCAGTATCTCGAAAACCTTGGAGAGGCAAGGCAAAATGCTGATTGGACGAAAATCTTCAAGGCCACGATTTCTACACTTCTTGTGAACAGGTATAACCTTCGATAACTTCCACGCCCGCGGAACACTCGACGACGTAAAGCAGTGGTTAACAATGTGAGTCAAGACGGGCAAAACAAAGGGCAAAGTCATCCTAACAAACACCAAAGGAACGTTGTCTAAGCCCAAAGAATTCGACCGAATCGACTTAACTGCCCTCACGACATCTAAACTAGTAACGTTCGTGAAGCTAAAAGTAGAACCGGAGACGAAATTGCTAGCACGGAAATCAGTGGCACTAGCAGCAGAATCACTGTCAACTGACGAGGTCAAGTAGGCATTAAAATCACCAGCAGTGAAGGTCGGCTTAACATCACGCGAAGAAACTGCTCCAATTTCGCGAAGGTTACGCCATAGCGCTTTCGAACCGAGCTTAGCGTCCAGCTTAGGactcaaaaaatcaaatttgactCGCTTAATGAGATTAGTGGCACGATTTCGTAGCCGACGATAGTGAGCCAAGGTAGCTCGCCCCCTACGATACTCAAACTCAGCAATATCTCTTTCCAATAAAGCACGCCGCACATCATTATTGAACCAAGGCTTCGTAGAAAGTAAGGGGTCCTTTTCCTTGACAGGCAAGAGAGGCGCATGAACATCGAGCACTGTTTGAATTAGTTCGTTAAAGGCGGCAACTTTACTAGTTACGTCCACAGTATTGAAGACAAAACTCCAATCAACCGACGAAAGATGGGAAAAAAGCCTATCCTTATCAACTTTGAAAAGATTTCTCCTGAGCCGCGTTGATTTCTTAAGCCCACCCTTATTACATAGATAGGACCCAAAAATAAGATCGTGCTTTGACAGCCCATGAGATATCTGAATGAAGAAAACCACCTTCTCAGGCCTATTGGAAAGGCAGAGATCTATAAGCGAGGGTCTCTCGCCAACTGGATAGTGGGACGGAATAGTGCCAATCGAAGTAAAGCCAAACTGCCCAATGATTTCAGCAAAAAGACAATTGGTACAAGTACCACCTACACATCGCAGACAAGAACCATTGATGGCTCCAAGCTGATTTTCGTTAAAGTCACCAAGCAACAAGGCGTCATCGTACGGGACTGTAATATCGA
Proteins encoded in this region:
- the LOC119072080 gene encoding homeobox protein six1 isoform X2 — its product is MDNVLDDMDSTNSSHSDNASSMQNNYSQLVFINNTGYRESCKTLFFSEKLQTFTADKEFGRKSVDDFTPRVTNELGCYDKPLDPMQITRESDNQYSNSVNIDIGRRYLTFTPDQVTCLCEALQQKGDVEKLASFLWSLPSNDIFRTNESVLRARAMVAYHRGLFHELYNLLESHFFTSSLHTELQSLWFKAHYKEAEKVRGRPLGAVDKYRLRKKYPLPKTIWDGEETIYCFKEKSRNALKDCYTRNRYPTPDEKKTLAKKTGLTLTQVSNWFKNRRQRDRTPQSRVELMPVISVSPTMDTNFSRLFNTTNYVGYHHPEPAYSSGQ
- the LOC119072080 gene encoding homeobox protein six1 isoform X1, with the translated sequence MDNVLDDMDSTNSSHSDNASSMQNNYSQLVFINNTGYRESCKTLFFSEKLQTFTADKEFGRKSVDDFTPRVTNELGCYDKPLDPMQITRESDNQYSNSVNIDIGRRYLTFTPDQVTCLCEALQQKGDVEKLASFLWSLPSNDIFRTNESVLRARAMVAYHRGLFHELYNLLESHFFTSSLHTELQSLWFKAHYKEAEKVRGRPLGAVDKYRLRKKYPLPKTIWDGEETIYCFKEKSRNALKDCYTRNRYPTPDEKKTLAKKTGLTLTQVSNWFKNRRQRDRTPQSRVFDFRELMPVISVSPTMDTNFSRLFNTTNYVGYHHPEPAYSSGQ
- the LOC119072080 gene encoding homeobox protein six1 isoform X3 → MDNVLDDMDSTNSSHSDNASSMQNNYSQLVFINNTEKLQTFTADKEFGRKSVDDFTPRVTNELGCYDKPLDPMQITRESDNQYSNSVNIDIGRRYLTFTPDQVTCLCEALQQKGDVEKLASFLWSLPSNDIFRTNESVLRARAMVAYHRGLFHELYNLLESHFFTSSLHTELQSLWFKAHYKEAEKVRGRPLGAVDKYRLRKKYPLPKTIWDGEETIYCFKEKSRNALKDCYTRNRYPTPDEKKTLAKKTGLTLTQVSNWFKNRRQRDRTPQSRVFDFRELMPVISVSPTMDTNFSRLFNTTNYVGYHHPEPAYSSGQ
- the LOC119072080 gene encoding homeobox protein six1 isoform X4 translates to MDNVLDDMDSTNSSHSDNASSMQNNYSQLVFINNTEPLDPMQITRESDNQYSNSVNIDIGRRYLTFTPDQVTCLCEALQQKGDVEKLASFLWSLPSNDIFRTNESVLRARAMVAYHRGLFHELYNLLESHFFTSSLHTELQSLWFKAHYKEAEKVRGRPLGAVDKYRLRKKYPLPKTIWDGEETIYCFKEKSRNALKDCYTRNRYPTPDEKKTLAKKTGLTLTQVSNWFKNRRQRDRTPQSRVFDFRELMPVISVSPTMDTNFSRLFNTTNYVGYHHPEPAYSSGQ